One genomic region from Rattus norvegicus strain BN/NHsdMcwi chromosome 10, GRCr8, whole genome shotgun sequence encodes:
- the Chd3 gene encoding chromodomain-helicase-DNA-binding protein 3 isoform X1: MASPLRDEEEEEEEMVVSEEEEEEEEEGDEEEEEVEAADEDDEEEDEEGVLGRGPGHDRGRDRHSPPSCHLFPPPPPPPPPLPPPPPPDKDDIRLLPSALGVKKRKRGPKKQKENKPGKPRKRKKLDSEEEFGSERDEYREKSESGGSEYGTGPGRKRRRKHREKREKKTKRRKRGEGDGGHKQVEQKSSATLLLTWGLEDVEHVFSEEDYHTLTNYKAFSQFMRPLIAKKNPKIPMSKMMTILGAKWREFSANNPFKGSAAAVAAAAAAAAAAVAEQVSAAVSSATPIAPSGPPPALPPPPAPEIQPPPIRRAKTKEGKGPGHKRRGKSARAPDGRKKLRGKKMAPLKIKLGLLGGRRRKAGSCVFQGDEGPEPEAEESDLDSGSVHSASGRPDGPVRAKKLKRGRPGRKKKKGEEVTMFLGCPTVTGEEEVDGYETDHQDYCEVCQQGGEIILCDTCPRAYHLVCLDPELDRAPEGKWSCPHCEKEGVQWEAKEEEEDYEEEGEEGEKEEEDDHMEYCRVCKDGGELLCCDACISSYHIHCLNPPLPDIPNGEWLCPRCTCPVLKGRVQKILHWRWGEPPVAVPAPQQADGDPDAPPPRVLQGRSEREFFVKWVGLSYWHCSWAKELQLEIFHLVMYRNYQRKNDMDEPPPLDYGSGEDDGKSDKRKVKDPHYAEMEEKYYRFGIKPEWMTVHRIINHSMDKKGNYHYLVKWKDLPYDQSTWEEDEMNIPEYDDHKQSYWRHRELIMGEDPAQPRKYKKKKKEIQGDGPPSSPTNDPTVKYETQPRFITATGGTLHMYQLEGLNWLRFSWAQGTDTILADEMGLGKTIQTIVFLYSLYKEGHTKGPFLVSAPLSTIINWEREFQMWAPKFYVVTYTGDKDSRAIIRENEFSFEDNAIKGGKKAFKMKREAQVKFHVLLTSYELITIDQAALGSIRWACLVVDEAHRLKNNQSKFFRVLNGYKIDHKLLLTGTPLQNNLEELFHLLNFLTPERFNNLEGFLEEFADISKEDQIKKLHDLLGPHMLRRLKADVFKNMPAKTELIVRVELSPMQKKYYKYILTRNFEALNSRGGGNQVSLLNIMMDLKKCCNHPYLFPVAAMESPKLPSGAYEGGALIKSSGKLLLLQKMLRKLKEQGHRVLIFSQMTKMLDLLEDFLDYEGYKYERIDGGITGALRQEAIDRFNAPGAQQFCFLLSTRAGGLGINLATADTVIIFDSDWNPHNDIQAFSRAHRIGQANKVMIYRFVTRASVEERITQVAKRKMMLTHLVVRPGLGSKAGSMSKQELDDILKFGTEELFKDENEGENKEEDSSVIHYDNEAIARLLDRNQDATDDTDVQNMNEYLSSFKVAQYVVREEDKIEEIEREIIKQEENVDPDYWEKLLRHHYEQQQEDLARNLGKGKRVRKQVNYNDAAQEDQDNQSEYSVGSEEEDEDFDERPEGRRQSKRQLRNEKDKPLPPLLARVGGNIEVLGFNTRQRKAFLNAVMRWGMPPQDAFTTQWLVRDLRGKTEKEFKAYVSLFMRHLCEPGADGSETFADGVPREGLSRQQVLTRIGVMSLVKKKVQEFEHINGRWSMPELMPDPSADSKRSSRASSPTKTSPTTPEASTTNSPCTSKPATPAPSEKGDGVRTLLEKDDTENPEEKPEKSSKVGEKMETEIDSPSPAPSLGERLEHRKILLEDDAPGVPGEIEPEPGYRGDREKSASEPTPGERGEEKPLDGQEHRERTEGETGDLGKRAEDVKADRELRLGPPRDEPRPNGRREEKVEKPRFMFNIADGGFTELHTLWQNEERAAISSGKLNEIWHRRHDYWLLAGIVLHGYARWQDIQNDAQFAIINEPFKTEANKGNFLEMKNKFLARRFKLLEQALVIEEQLRRAAYLNLSQEPAHPAMALHARFAEAECLAESHQHLSKESLAGNKPANAVLHKGKGRGGPARGRAHNAASEPAGGVAERHEGRCDPPASHAVPNTPHRSPPSDVRAQHPQPTGQQGHGASPHTGLSPGSLRHTSGVRGSLQRRTRRGPGRRRRQLQPDASRVLHHSHHQRPSSAGEEREGNGGGVGVRRAGAGSEGAPSRGGDLYRRLTGSQACPSPRPRPRSRPTSQALGPAANPPPSPPLGPPLG; this comes from the exons ataaGGATGATATCCGGCTGCTGCCTTCAGCATTGGGTGTGAAGAAGCGAAAACGGGGTCCCAAGAAGCAGAAGGAAAACAAGCCAGGCAAACCCCGGAAACGAAAGAAGCTT GACAGTGAAGAGGAGTTTGGCTCAGAGCGAGATGAGTACCGGGAGAAGTCAGAGAGTGGAGGCAGCGAGTATGGAACTGGACCAGGTCGGAAGCGAAGGAGGAAGCAccgggaaaagagagagaagaaaacaaaacggaggaaaaggggagaaggggatgggggacacAAG CAGGTGGAGCAGAAGTCATCCGCCACCTTGCTTCTGACCTGGGGCTTGGAGGATGTGGAACACGTGTTCTCTGAGGAGGACTATCACACACTTACTAATTACAAAGCCTTCAGTCAGTTCATGAG GCCCTTAATTGCTAAGAAGAATCCTAAGATCCCGATGTCGAAGATGATGACCATCCTGGGGGCCAAGTGGAGAGAGTTCAGCGCCAATAACCCCTTCAAAGGGTCAGCAGCTGCTGtggcggcagcggcagcggcagcagcagcagctgtagcTGAGCAGGTGTCAGCTGCTGTCTCCTCAGCCACCCCCATAGCACCATCTGGACCCCCCCCTGCCCTTCCACCACCCCCTGCTCCTGAAATCCAGCCCCCACCCATCAGAAGAGCCAAAACCAAAGAGGGCAAAG GTCCAGGCCACAAGAGGCGGGGTAAGAGCGCCCGAGCCCCCGATGGGCGCAAGAAGCTTCGAGGAAAGAAGATGGCACCACTCAAAATCAAGCTAGGGCTGctggggggcaggaggaggaaggcgGGCTCG TGTGTTTTTCAGGGTGATGAGGGCCCTGAACCAGAGGCTGAGGAGTCAGACCTGGACAGTGGTAGTGTTCATAGTGCCTCAGGCCGGCCTGATGGTCCTGTCCGTGCCAAGAAACTGAAGCGAGGCCGgccaggaaggaagaagaagaagggtgaGGAGGTCACCATGT TCCTGGGCTGTCCTACAGTGACCGGGGAGGAGGAAGTTGATGGCTATGAGACGGATCACCAGGATTACTGTGAGGTGTGCCAGCAGGGCGGGGAAATTATTCTGTGTGACACCTGCCCCCGTGCCTACCACCTCGTCTGCCTTGACCCTGAGCTTGATCGAGCTCCTGAGGGCAAATGGAGCTGCCCCCACTGT GAGAAGGAAGGGGTACAGTGGGAGgccaaggaagaagaggaagactatgaggaggaaggggaggaaggagagaaggaggaagaggatgaccaCATGGAGTACTGCCGAGTGTGCAAGGACGGCGGGGAGCTCCTGTGCTGTGACGCCTGCATCTCTTCCTACCACATCCACTGTCTGAACCCCCCACTGCCCGACATCCCCAATGGTGAATGGCTGTGCCCTCGATGCACG TGTCCTGTGCTAAAGGGCCGTGTTCAGAAGATCTTGCACTGGCGATGGGGGGAGCCACCTGTGGCAGTGCCGGCCCCGCAGCAGGCAGACGGGGATCCAGACGCCCCACCCCCTCGTGTTCTTCAAGGCAGATCAGAGAGGGAGTTCTTTGTCAAGTGGGTGGGACTGTCCTACTGGCATTGCTCCTGGGCCAAGGAGCTTCAG CTGGAAATCTTCCACTTGGTAATGTACCGAAACTATCAACGGAAAAATGACATGGACGAGCCCCCACCGCTGGACTATGGATCTGGTGAGGACGATGGGAAGAGTGATAAGCGGAAGGTGAAGGACCCGCACTACGCAGAGATGGAGGAGAAGTACTACCGTTTCGGCATCAAGCCAGAGTGGATGACTGTGCACCGCATTATTAACCATAG TATGGATAAAAAGGGGAATTACCACTATCTTGTGAAATGGAAGGACCTGCCTTACGACCAGTCTACATGGGAGGAGGATGAGATGAACATCCCTGAGTATGACGACCATAAGCAGAGCTACTGGAGGCACCG TGAGCTAATTATGGGCGAGGACCCTGCACAGCCTCGAAagtacaagaagaagaagaaggagatacAGGGCGATGGGCCTCCCAGTTCCCCTACTAATGAT CCTACAGTGAAATATGAGACTCAGCCACggtttatcacagccacaggagGCACGCTGCACATGTATCAGCTGGAAGGGCTGAACTGGCTGCGCTTCTCATGGGCCCAAGGCACTGACACAATTCTGGCTGATGAGATGGGGCTGGGCAAGACCATCCAAACCATTGTCTTTCTCTACTCACTCTATAAGGAG GGCCACACAAAAGGTCCCTTCCTGGTAAGTGCTCCACTCTCTACCATCATCAACTGGGAACGGGAGTTCCAGATGTGGGCACCCAAGTTCTATGTGGTCACATACACGGGTGACAAGGATAGCCGGGCCATTATTCGAGAAAACGAGTTCTCCTTTGAGGATAATGCCATAAAAGGCGGGAAGAAAGCTTTTAAGATGAAG AGAGAGGCACAGGTGAAGTTCCATGTTCTCCTGACATCATACGAGCTGATCACCATTGATCAGGCAGCTCTAGGCTCCATTCGCTGGGCCTGTCTTGTGGTGGATGAAGCTCATCGACTCAAGAACAATCAGTCCAAG TTTTTCAGGGTCCTCAATGGCTACAAGATAGATCATAAGTTGTTGTTGACGGGGACTCCACTGCAGAATAACTTGGAGGAGCTCTTCCACCTTCTCAACTTCCTCACTCCAGAGAGGTTTAA CAACCTGGAGGGCTTTCTGGAGGAGTTTGCTGACATATCCAAAGAGGACCAGATTAAGAAACTGCATGATTTACTGGGACCACACATGCTTCGGAGACTCAAGGCAGATGTCTTTAAGAACATGCCAGCCAAGACAGAGCTCATTGTTCGAGTGGAGCTAAGCCCCATGCAGAA GAAATACTACAAGTACATCCTAACTCGAAATTTTGAGGCCTTGAACTCTCGAGGTGGTGGGAACCAAGTGTCCCTGCTTAACATCATGATGGACCTTAAGAAGTGCTGTAACCACCCGTACCTCTTCCCCGTGGCTGCTATG gAGTCTCCCAAACTCCCCAGTGGGGCTTATGAGGGTGGGGCACTTATTAAGTCGTCAGGGAAGCTGCTGCTGCTACAGAAGATGCTGCGGAAGCTGAAGGAGCAAGGACACAGAGTGCTCATCTTCTCCCAG ATGACCAAAATGTTAGACCTTCTGGAAGACTTCCTAGACTACGAAGGGTACAAGTATGAGCGCATTGATGGTGGCATCACGGGCGCCCTTAGGCAGGAGGCCATCGATCGCTTTAATG CTCCTGGAGCCCAACAATTCTGCTTCCTCCTGTCCACCCGGGCTGGTGGACTGGGCATCAACCTGGCCACTGCTGACACTGTCATCATTTTCGATTCTGATTGGAACCCCCATAATGACATCCAG gCCTTCAGCAGAGCCCATCGGATTGGCCAGGCCAACAAAGTGATGATTTACCGGTTTGTGACCCGAGCCTCGGTAGAAGAGCGAATCACACAGGTGGCTAAGAGAAAGATGATGCTGACACACCTGGTCGTGCGGCCAGGCCTGGGCTCCAAGGCTGGTTCCATGTCCAAGCAGGAGTTGGATGACATCCTCAAATTTGGCACCGAGGAGCTATTCAAAGATGAAAATGAGG GAGAGAATAAGGAGGAGGATAGCAGTGTGATCCACTATGACAATGAAGCCATTGCTCGACTGCTAGACCGAAACCAGGATGCGACCGATGACACAGACGTGCAGAACATGAACGAATACCTCAGCTCCTTCAAGGTGGCACAATATGTTGTGCGGGAGGAAGACAAG ATTGAGGAGATCGAGCGAGAGATCATCAAGCAGGAGGAGAATGTGGACCCTGACTACTGGGAGAAGCTACTGCGACACCACTATGAGCAGCAGCAGGAAGACCTCGCCCGGAACCTAGGCAAGGGGAAGCGAGTCCGAAAGCAGGTCAACTACAATGACGCTGCCCAGGAGGACCAAG ATAACCAGTCAGAATACTCAGTGGGGTccgaggaggaggatgaagactTCGATGAGCGTCCTGAAG GGCGTCGACAGTCAAAGAGGCAGCTTCGAAATGAGAAGGACAAGCCGCTGCCTCCATTGCTGGCTCGAGTCGGGGGCAACATTGAA GTATTGGGATTCAATACCCGGCAGCGGAAGGCTTTCCTTAATGCTGTGATGCGCTGGGGGATGCCGCCACAAGATGCTTTCACCACACAGTGGCTAGTGAGAGACCTGAGGGGCAAAACGGAGAAGGAGTTCAA GGCCTATGTGTCTTTGTTCATGCGCCATCTGTGCGAGCCTGGGGCAGATGGCTCTGAAACCTTTGCGGATGGGGTCCCTCGGGAGGGGCTGAGTCGCCAGCAGGTGTTGACCCGCATTGGAGTCATGTCTCTCGTCAAGAAGAAG GTGCAAGAGTTTGAGCATATCAATGGACGCTGGTCAATGCCAGAGCTGATGCCTGACCCCAGTGCTGACTCCAAACGCTCTTCCAGAGCCTCCTCTCCAACCAAAACGTCTCCCACCACTCCTGAGGCTTCTACAACCAACAGTCCTTGCACCTCTAAACCTG CTACTCCGGCTCCAAGTGAGAAGGGAGATGGTGTAAGGACACTGCTGGAGAAGGATGACACTGAGAACCCGGAAGAGAAGCCAGAGAAGAGCAGCAAAGTGGGagaaaagatggagacagag ATTGATTCTCCCAGCCCTGCCCCATCACTTGGAGAACGGCTAGAACATAGGAAGATTCTGTTAGAGGATGATGCACCAGGGGTACCTGGAGAGATAGAGCCTGAACCTGGGTACCGAGGAGACAGGGAAAAGTCTG CCTCAGAGCCAACGCcaggagaaaggggggaggagaagccattggatggacaggaacacagggagaggACAGAGGGGGAGACAGGGGATTTGGGCAAGAGAG CAGAAGATGTAAAAGCAGATCGGGAGCTTCGACTTGGGCCTCCTCGGGATGAGCCACGGCCCAATGGGCGCCGTGAGGAGAAGGTGGAGAAGCCAAGATTCATGTTCAACATTGCTGATGGTGGTTTCACAG AGCTGCACACACTGTGGCAGAATGAGGAAAGAGCAGCTATTTCCTCGGGGAAACTCAATGAGATCTGGCACCGGAGACATGACTACTGGCTTCTAGCTGGCATTGTCCT CCATGGCTATGCCCGGTGGCAAGACATCCAGAACGATGCTCAGTTTGCCATTATTAATGAACCATTTAAAACGGAAGCCAATAAGGGGAACTTCCTGGAGATGAAAAATAAATTCCTGGCCCGGAGGTTCAAG CTCCTGGAGCAGGCGCTGGTGATCGAGGAGCAGCTGCGGCGGGCGGCCTACCTGAACCTGTCACAGGAGCCGGCGCACCCCGCCATGGCCCTCCACGCCCGCTTTGCCGAGGCCGAGTGCCTAGCCGAGAGCCACCAGCACCTCTCCAAGGAGTCGCTGGCAGGGAACAAGCCAGCCAACGCTGTCCTGCACAAGGGTAAGGGCCGCGGTGGCCCCGCGCGGGGGAGGGCCCACAACGCTGC TTCTGAACCAGCTGGAGGAGTTGCTGAGCGACATGAAGGCAGATGTGACCCGCCTGCCAGCCACGCTGTCCCGAATACCCCCCATCGCAGCCCGCCTTCAGATGTCCGAGCGCAGCATCCTCAGCCGACTGGCCAGCAAGGGCACGGAGCCTCACCCCACACCG GCCTTTCCCCCGGGTCCTTACGCCACACCTCCGGGGTACGGGGCAGCCTTCAGCGCCGCACCCGTAGGGGCCCTGGCCGCCGCAGGCGCCAATTACAGCCAGATGCCAGCAGGGTCCTTCATCACAG CCACCACCAACGGCCCTCCAGTGCTggtgaagaaagagaaggaaatggtGGGGGCGTTGGTGTCAGACGGGCTGGGGCTGGATCGGAAGGAGCCCCGAGCAGGGGAGGTGATTTGTATAGACGACTGACTGGATCCCAGGCCTGCCCTTCACCTAGGCCCCGACCCCGGAGCCGACCCACATCTCAGGCCTTGGGGCCTGCTGCCAACCCTCCACCTTCCCCACCCCTTGGGCCACCACTGGGCTAG